From a single Sander vitreus isolate 19-12246 chromosome 4, sanVit1, whole genome shotgun sequence genomic region:
- the zpr1 gene encoding zinc finger protein ZPR1 produces the protein MSVISEDNVRGEGSENLFKEISADGADWQPTEIESLCMNCFKNGMTRLLLTKIPFFKEVIISSFSCAHCDWSNTEIQSAGRIQDQGVCYTLKVKTKQDLNREVVKSDSATTRIPELDFEIPPFTQKGALSTIEGLLDRAVSGLEQDQTVRRATDPEVAEKIDEFIQKLRQLKEVESEFTLVIEDPSGNSFVENPKAPQKDDALTVSLFKRTMQQDMQLGLRADDDLEEEEEPAANDIDAMRDEVLAFNTNCPECNAPAATNMKLVQIPHFKEVIIMATNCDSCGHRTNEVKSGGGTEEMGTKITLHLTDPSDMTRDVLKSETCSVIIPELEFELGMAAVGGKFTTLEGLLKDIKDLIISKNPFMCGDSCTAARQQKLNEFGDKIDKIMAGEMDVHIILDDPAGNSYVQNVYAPDPDPEITIEKYTRTFEQNEDLGLNDMKTEGYQEDK, from the coding sequence atgtctgttatTTCCGAGGACAATGTGCGAGGTGAGGGCAGTGAGAACCTTTTCAAGGAGATAAGCGCCGATGGTGCTGACTGGCAGCCCACTGAGATCGAGAGTCTGTGCATGAACTGCTTTAAAAACGGTATGACACGTTTGCTTTTGACCAAAATCCCGTTCTTCAAAGAAGTCATCATCAGCTCTTTCAGCTGCGCTCACTGCGACTGGTCAAACACGGAGATCCAGTCCGCAGGCCGGATTCAGGACCAAGGCGTGTGTTACACACTGAAAGTCAAAACAAAGCAGGACTTGAACAGGGAAGTTGTTAAATCAGACAGTGCGACCACCAGAATCCCTGAGCTGGATTTTGAGATTCCTCCATTCACCCAGAAAGGGGCACTTTCTACCATCGAGGGCCTGTTAGACCGAGCAGTTTCAGGCTTGGAGCAGGACCAAACTGTCAGACGAGCGACAGACCCTGAGGTGGCTGAGAAAATAGACGAATTCATCCAGAAGCTGAGGCAGTTAAAAGAGGTCGAAAGCGAATTCACTCTGGTGATTGAGGATCCATCTGGCAACAGTTTTGTGGAAAACCCAAAGGCCCCTCAAAAAGATGATGCTCTGACAGTGTCCCTGTTCAAGCGGACGATGCAGCAGGACATGCAGCTGGGGCTAAGGGCTGATGATGActtggaagaggaggaggaaccgGCTGCCAACGACATAGATGCCATGAGGGACGAGGTTTTGGCCTTCAACACCAACTGCCCCGAATGCAACGCGCCGGCCGCGACCAACATGAAGCTGGTCCAGATCCCCCACTTCAAGGAGGTCatcatcatggccaccaactgCGACAGCTGCGGCCACCGCACCAACGAGGTGAAATCGGGCGGGGGTACGGAGGAGATGGGCACCAAGATCACCCTGCACCTCACCGACCCGTCGGACATGACCCGGGACGTGCTCAAGTCGGAGACGTGCTCTGTCATCATCCCCGAGCTGGAGTTTGAGCTGGGGATGGCAGCCGTGGGCGGGAAGTTCACCACTCTGGAGGGGCTGCTGAAAGACATCAAAGACCTGATCATCTCCAAGAACCCCTTCATGTGCGGCGACAGTTGCACCGCTGCTCGGCAGCAGAAGCTGAACGAGTTCGGGGATAAGATAGACAAGATTATGGCCGGAGAGATGGACGTCCACATCATCCTGGACGACCCAGCGGGGAACAGCTATGTGCAGAACGTGTACGCCCCGGATCCAGATCCCGAGATCACTATCGAGAAGTACACCCGCACGTTTGAGCAGAATGAAGACCTTGGCCTGAATGACATGAAGACTGAGGGATATCAAGAGGACAAATGA